One Lycium barbarum isolate Lr01 chromosome 5, ASM1917538v2, whole genome shotgun sequence genomic window carries:
- the LOC132641002 gene encoding uncharacterized protein LOC132641002 produces the protein MKQEQNEVIQLCQKLQEGPLHILSVHDDTVLHVAAYSKQTDLVLCLLKELETRLPEFPLDGLMHRNDMENTILHEIATFDRVDSAAKVILNRAPGLLGMRNKSGETALFRAVRYGKAVMFDFLDEQVNQLFDVYEREACYYKLGGATILHAAVRPEHFGLALLIAKKYDYLVNERDADGMTALQLLACNRQAFGSGEKYSYIKRSIYTRLSTEHKATESEGYFTREAPHQLHSSNLFFFLFPSEAQNCYRVPLVESMRKQKQRYEQVLELAKFLIAKDTSWEYSESALNQVEPRSHKYRLMSDATKCHEKEEQDVVAQAGQAVTKVAESPLILATKSGCTEIVDEILKTYPQAVEYVDSEGRNVLHVAIKYRQMQIFDIVEKMGMPMRRLKRKITHQGNSILHMVGVKEESEIADMRSPALLLQENLLLFERVKSVCSADFFEIINEDGKTAEELFTKANATLLSEAKDWLKRTAENCTIIAVLIATVAFAAAYTIPGGPNQSTGYPVLLDQPFFVIFTIGDVLSITFALTSMITFLSILTSSFLMHEFRRSLPQKLILGVTLLILSVSMMMLAFASTIILMIHYKERWTKIALSSMAFLPVTIFAVSYFPLYVSLWKNFNYSLRKLARAFPRCKTISGRPRDSPLPSSSSHHQSESTKFGISTSYY, from the exons ATGAAGCAAGAACAAAATGAAGTTATACAACTCTGTCAAAAACTCCAAGAAGGGCCATTGCATATATTATCCGTGCACGATGACACAGTCCTCCATGTGGCTGCCTACTCTAAGCAAACAGATTTGGTTCTCTGTTTACTTAAAGAGTTGGAAACGCGATTGCCTGAGTTTCCTCTAGATGGACTAATGCATCGCAATGATATGGAGAATACCATTCTTCATGAAATAGCCACTTTTGACAGAGTCGATTCAGCTGCAAAGGTAATATTGAATAGAGCACCTGGTTTACTTGGTATGCGCAATAAGAGTGGAGAGACTGCTTTATTCCGTGCTGTTCGTTATGGGAAAGCAGTGATGTTTGATTTTCTTGATGAACAAGTGAATCAACTTTTTGATGTTTATGAGAGAGAGGCTTGTTATTATAAGCTTGGTGGAGCCACAATTCTTCATGCTGCTGTACGCCCTGAGCACTTTG GTTTGGCCTTGTTGATTGCAAAAAAGTATGATTATTTGGTCAATGAACGAGATGCAGATGGAATGACTGCTCTTCAACTTCTTGCATGCAACCGACAAGCATTTGGAAGTGGAGAGAAGTATAGTTATATCAAGAGATCCATTTACACCC GTCTTTCAACTGAACATAAGGCTACAGAGAGTGAAG GCTATTTCACGCGAGAAGCACCTCATCAACTTCACTCATcaaatcttttcttttttctttttccttcggAAGCTCAAAATTGTTATAGAGTGCCTTTGGTGGAGTCTATGCGTAAGCAAAAGCAGAGATATGAACAAGTTCTTGAACTTGCCAAGTTCTTAATAGCAAAGGATACTTCTTGGGAGTATTCAGAGTCTGCATTAAATCAGGTCGAACCTCGATCCCACAAATATAGACTAATGTCAGATGCTACAAAATGCCATGAAAAAGAGGAACAAGATGTGGTTGCACAAGCAGGACAAGCTGTTACAAAAGTTGCTGAGTCACCTTTGATATTAGCAACCAAATCAGGTTGCACAGAAATTGTGGATGAGATACTGAAAACATATCCTCAAGCTGTGGAATATGTTGACAGTGAAGGTCGTAATGTTTTGCACGTCGCGATCAAGTACCGCCAGATGCAAATCTTTGACATAGTTGAGAAAATGGGAATGCCAATGAGGAGACTCAAGAGAAAAATCACTCATCAGGGAAATTCCATACTGCACATGGTTGGTGTAAAAGAGGAAAGTGAAATTGCAGATATGAGAAGCCCTGCACTGCTATTGCAAGAGAATTTGCTCTTGTTTGAG CGTGTGAAAAGCGTCTGTTCAGCTGATTTTTTCGAAATTATTAACGAAGATGGCAAGACGGCGGAAGAGTTATTCACCAAAGCAAATGCTACACTTCTTTCAGAAGCAAAAGACTGGCTGAAACGCACTGCCGAGAACTGTACAATAATTGCTGTGCTTATAGCAACAGTGGCTTTTGCAGCAGCCTATACTATTCCAGGTGGTCCAAATCAAAGCACTGGTTATCCCGTCCTCTTGGACCAGCCATTCTTCGTGATTTTCACCATTGGAGATGTGCTTTCCATTACCTTTGCTTTGACCTCAATGATAACCTTTCTCTCAATTCTTACCTCTTCATTTCTGATGCATGAATTCAGGCGGTCACTTCCTCAGAAATTAATTCTGGGAGTTACCCTCTTGATTCTTTCTGTGTCGATGATGATGTTAGCATTTGCGTCGACTATAATCTTGATGATTCACTATAAGGAAAGGTGGACAAAAATTGCTTTATCTTCCATGGCATTCCTACCTGTGACCATTTTTGCAGTTTCATATTTTCCTCTGTACGTGTCATTATGGAAAAACTTCAACTACTCATTAAGGAAATTAGCCAGGGCTTTTCCTAGGTGCAAGACTATATCAGGAAGGCCTCGCGATTCCCCTTTGCCAAGCTCTTCCAGTCACCATCAGTCTGAATCTACTAAATTTGGCATTTCCACATCCTATTATTAG